A single Microbaculum marinisediminis DNA region contains:
- a CDS encoding GNAT family N-acetyltransferase: protein MASILVRPAAPADADRLLAMIDGLNAHVGAVAGKMTRDLLLRDAFGETPRFELIVAEVDAVAAGYAAWCDTYETEHAAAGFYLIDLFVAPAFRRHGLARRLVARVAAECRRRGHGFVWWTAVPGNEEAAGFYESLGSRSEPMVAHALLGKGLDALADEAE from the coding sequence ATGGCATCGATCCTCGTCCGCCCCGCCGCCCCGGCCGACGCCGACCGGTTGCTGGCGATGATCGACGGCCTCAACGCACATGTCGGCGCCGTCGCCGGCAAGATGACCCGCGATCTCCTATTGCGCGACGCGTTCGGCGAGACGCCGCGCTTCGAGCTGATCGTCGCCGAGGTCGATGCTGTCGCCGCCGGTTATGCCGCCTGGTGCGACACCTACGAGACCGAGCATGCCGCCGCCGGCTTCTATCTGATCGACCTCTTTGTCGCCCCGGCCTTCCGCCGGCACGGCCTGGCCCGCAGGCTCGTCGCCCGCGTCGCCGCCGAATGCCGCAGGCGCGGCCATGGCTTCGTCTGGTGGACGGCGGTGCCGGGCAACGAGGAGGCGGCCGGTTTCTACGAGAGCCTCGGTAGCCGGTCCGAGCCCATGGTCGCCCACGCCCTCTTAGGCAAGGGGCTCGATGCCCTCGCCGACGAGGCCGAGTGA
- a CDS encoding TIGR02301 family protein, whose product MEKRKPAIGKAARAGVIALAAALVPALAPVSGPATAQTLPTAPPYEREMHRLAEILGAVHYLRQLCDADEGQTWRTMMQQLIDAENPSTERRAKLVDSFNRGYRGFEQTYHTCTETAVWVINNYMAEGAEIAQRIATRYGQ is encoded by the coding sequence ATGGAGAAACGGAAGCCCGCCATCGGCAAGGCCGCGCGCGCCGGTGTGATCGCCCTGGCGGCGGCACTGGTGCCGGCGCTTGCGCCCGTATCGGGCCCGGCGACCGCCCAGACTCTGCCGACGGCACCGCCCTACGAAAGGGAAATGCACCGGCTCGCCGAGATCCTCGGCGCCGTGCACTACCTGCGCCAGCTCTGCGACGCCGACGAGGGCCAGACCTGGCGCACGATGATGCAGCAACTCATCGACGCGGAGAATCCGTCCACGGAACGGCGCGCCAAGCTGGTCGACAGCTTCAATCGCGGCTATCGCGGCTTCGAGCAGACCTATCATACCTGCACCGAGACCGCCGTCTGGGTGATCAACAACTACATGGCCGAGGGCGCGGAGATCGCGCAACGCATCGCCACCCGCTACGGGCAGTAG
- a CDS encoding LysE family translocator gives MNSLLVIPVGLLIGIVVSAPVGPVNVICIGRALHFGFWPAVLAGVGAALGDGLLALIAAFGISAAAEAVTSHSEFIKLVGGVILIVFGGFIIATPPHGSPRAAAHMGDSAVRIVPATFLITITNPGALLGFIGIFGGMIGNDLLPEGDYTAAGLMVLAVSGGALLWWAGLAAFVSRIRHLLSERTLRRINIVSGILLAAFGGALILDVLLTHIIP, from the coding sequence ATGAACAGCCTGTTGGTCATCCCGGTCGGACTCCTGATTGGTATCGTCGTCTCGGCGCCGGTCGGACCCGTCAACGTCATCTGCATCGGCCGCGCCCTGCATTTCGGCTTCTGGCCGGCGGTTCTCGCCGGCGTCGGCGCGGCGCTCGGCGACGGGCTTCTGGCACTGATCGCGGCGTTCGGCATCAGCGCCGCGGCCGAGGCCGTCACCAGCCACAGCGAGTTCATCAAGCTTGTCGGCGGCGTCATCCTGATCGTGTTTGGCGGGTTCATCATCGCGACGCCGCCGCACGGCTCGCCCCGCGCCGCCGCGCATATGGGCGATTCCGCGGTGCGCATCGTGCCGGCGACCTTCCTGATCACCATCACGAACCCCGGCGCGCTGCTCGGTTTCATCGGCATCTTCGGCGGCATGATCGGCAACGACCTGCTGCCGGAGGGCGACTATACGGCGGCGGGACTGATGGTTCTGGCGGTCAGCGGCGGAGCGCTGCTGTGGTGGGCCGGGCTCGCCGCCTTCGTCTCGCGCATCCGCCATCTGCTGTCGGAAAGGACGCTGCGGCGCATCAACATCGTCTCCGGCATCCTGCTCGCCGCCTTCGGCGGCGCGCTGATCCTAGACGTCCTGCTGACTCACATCATTCCGTAG
- a CDS encoding SOS response-associated peptidase: MCGRYSLSLPPQEIRAFFGFPEQPNYPPRYNIAPTQPIAVVRLVHGQRSFALMRWGLLPSWLKDPKGFPTLINARGDTVATKPAFRGAMRHHRCLIPADGFYEWQKTDLGRKVPHLIRRPDRGPFAFAGLWETWLGADGSELDTATIVTTDANKTLMPLHDRMPVVVQPRDFDRWLDAEANAPKDVADILEPAPEDFFEAFPISTRVNSVANDDPAIQTPLAEATTPPAETREAPKKPTRKTDKDDGQMNLL; the protein is encoded by the coding sequence ATGTGCGGCCGCTACAGCCTGTCCCTGCCGCCGCAGGAGATACGCGCCTTTTTCGGCTTTCCCGAACAGCCCAACTATCCGCCGCGCTACAACATCGCGCCGACCCAGCCGATCGCCGTCGTCCGTCTCGTCCACGGCCAGCGTTCCTTCGCGCTGATGCGCTGGGGGCTGTTGCCCTCCTGGCTGAAGGATCCCAAGGGATTCCCGACCCTGATCAACGCGCGCGGCGACACGGTGGCGACCAAGCCCGCCTTTCGCGGCGCCATGCGTCATCACCGCTGCCTCATCCCCGCCGACGGGTTCTACGAGTGGCAGAAGACCGATCTCGGGCGCAAGGTGCCGCACCTGATCCGCCGGCCCGATCGCGGGCCCTTCGCCTTCGCGGGGCTGTGGGAAACCTGGCTCGGTGCCGACGGCAGCGAGCTCGACACCGCCACGATCGTCACCACCGACGCCAACAAGACGCTGATGCCGCTGCACGACCGCATGCCGGTGGTGGTGCAGCCGCGCGATTTCGACCGCTGGCTCGACGCAGAGGCGAACGCGCCGAAGGATGTCGCCGATATCCTCGAGCCCGCGCCGGAGGATTTCTTCGAGGCCTTCCCGATCTCGACGCGGGTCAATTCGGTGGCCAACGACGATCCGGCCATCCAGACGCCGCTTGCCGAGGCGACGACACCGCCGGCGGAAACGCGCGAGGCGCCGAAAAAGCCGACGAGAAAGACCGACAAGGACGACGGCCAGATGAACCTGCTGTGA
- a CDS encoding NUDIX hydrolase, protein MKHSRRDGINARFTVLVSPAMTRSTDSDPRAYPKTPLVAVSASVFREDKVLLARRGRPPLDGLWSLPGGLVEPGEALSAAAAREVFEETGVRAEILGVADVVEVIRHDAAGAVARHYVIVSFAARWLSGNGETSPEAAEIAWRRPDDLSGLPLTDGTPAVVDKAADLLARE, encoded by the coding sequence TTGAAGCACAGTCGACGGGATGGCATCAACGCCCGCTTCACCGTGCTAGTCTCGCCGGCAATGACGCGCTCGACCGATTCCGACCCCCGCGCCTATCCGAAGACGCCGCTTGTCGCCGTATCGGCCTCGGTGTTTCGCGAGGATAAGGTGCTGCTTGCCCGCCGCGGCCGGCCGCCGCTCGACGGCCTCTGGAGCCTGCCCGGCGGGCTGGTCGAGCCGGGCGAGGCCCTCAGCGCGGCCGCCGCGCGCGAGGTTTTCGAGGAGACGGGGGTAAGGGCGGAGATCCTCGGCGTCGCCGACGTGGTCGAGGTGATCCGGCATGACGCGGCCGGCGCGGTGGCGCGGCACTACGTCATCGTGTCGTTTGCCGCGCGCTGGCTCTCCGGCAACGGCGAAACCAGCCCGGAAGCCGCGGAAATCGCCTGGCGGCGTCCCGACGACCTGTCCGGGCTGCCCCTGACCGACGGCACGCCGGCGGTGGTCGACAAGGCGGCGGACCTGCTGGCGCGCGAATAG